The Seriola aureovittata isolate HTS-2021-v1 ecotype China chromosome 3, ASM2101889v1, whole genome shotgun sequence genome includes a region encoding these proteins:
- the vps54 gene encoding vacuolar protein sorting-associated protein 54 isoform X1: MASSHGSSPVPRPGVGGRDGIYHKERDPSSPRCRRPVRSLPDVCPKEPTGEGRGLCDGPSVVAEHDRWTVYSSKVNLPAALNDPRLAKRESDFFTKTWGLDFAETEVMPSFYLPNITREHFGPYLQETAQREKIHERCKTICPNKDDVDAVSSITTNHDKSRAELEQVPKIFLKPDFALEDPATFNAVLPWSHFNSAGGKSSRDVASSKLLQEKLSHYLDVVEVSIARQISLRSEAFFHAMSSQHELQDQLQETQRAVAVLRGRTADMDRIMCQGPLRALRTALARNNCVKLHNKLKLMAAVHQTQPTVQLLLSTSEFVGALELIATTKEVLQQELQGIHSFRHLGSQLCELEKLIDKMMVEDFSMYARSDLSRCLRDEPQVLEKVKPNAVSQKERLESLVFGLLRQRKLDFLDIYSDEMILAAKAIVAQCVAESVLHIEEIDTEVVTKLADQMRLMTFPQWFEVLKNVFESFLLFLQRIKATLSVIGNVVLEVLDSNQKNRLLEEAGSGASGQESSQGSSLLQGEAELAYLTHEGLFISDALNEAQQQQQAAAQDQSSAAGSRVQQGRAEAAGCDSASESFVGRDQNFISGENMMPTELEMNRVINNSQELLYTASDVSHDRCVKVLTARAKDGSLERLNSAEFVCLSQAVEGFVRDTEELCGRRSVSLRGALQSQANRFVHRFHEERKTKLSLLLDNERWKQAEVPAEFQDLVNSIADGRITLPERKTPGPEDRKPTEFLLVNGQKYAVVGTVLLLIRMFLEYCHCVNDIPSIATDMLTRLSDLLKHFNSRSCQLVLGAGALQVVGLKTITTKNLALASRCLQLVVHYIPIIRAHFETKLQPKQFSVLRHFDHITKDYNDHIAEISAKLVAIMDSLFEKVLSKYEVKAPMPSACFRNVCKQMAKMHEAIYELLPEEQTQMLFLRINASFKMHLKRQLARLGVVNDGGPQHGLVVVDVAFYTENVQALRSLERLDLNMAEIWEQKR; this comes from the exons ATGGCCTCCAGCCACGGCTCCTCCCCAGTGCCTCGTCCCGGTGTCGGAGGCCGAGATGGGATCTATCACAAGGAGCGGGATCCCTCCTCCCCTCGCTGCCGCCGGCCCGTCCGCTCCCTGCCTGACGTCTGCCCCAAGGAGCCCACGG GTGAGGGGCGGGGCCTGTGCGACGGCCCGTCAGTGGTGGCGGAGCACGACAGGTGGACGGTGTACAGCTCCAAGGTCAACCTGCCCGCCGCGCTGAACGACCCCCGGCTCGCCAAGCGGGAGTCCGACTTCTTCACCAAGACGTGGGGGCTGGACTTCGCGGAGACAGAGGTGATGCCCTCCTTCTACCTCCCCAACATCACCAGGGAACACTTCGGGCCCTACCTGCAGGAGACGGCTCAG agggAAAAAATCCACGAGCGCTGCAAGACGATCTGTCCGAACAAAGACGACGTGGACGCCGTCTCCAGTATCACCACCAACCACG aCAAATCCAGAGCGGAGCTGGAACAAGTCCCAAAG ATCTTCTTGAAGCCTGACTTTGCTCTGGAGGACCCGGCCACCTTCAACGCCGTCCTGCCCTGGTCGCACTTCAACAGCGCCGGAgggaagagcagcagagacgtGGCCTCCTccaagctgctgcaggagaag CTGAGTCACTACCTGGACGTGGTGGAGGTGAGCATCGCCCGGCAGATCTCGCTGCGCTCCGAGGCGTTCTTTCACGCCATGTCGTCGCAGCACGAGCTGCAGGACCAGCTGCAGGAGACGCAGCGGGCCGTCGCCGTCCTGCGGGGTCGCACCGCCGACATGGATCGCATCATGTGCCAGGGGCCCCTGCGGGCCCTCCGCACCGCTCTGGCCCGCAACAACTGCGTGAAGCTGCACAACAAGCTGAAGCTGATGGCGGCCGTGCACCAGACGCAGCCCACcgtgcagctgctgctctccaccTCCGAGTTCGTGGGAGCGCTGGAGCTCATCGCCACCACCAAGGAGGTGCtgcagcaggagctgcaggggATCCACAGCTTCAG acatcTGGGCTCCCAGCTGTGCGAGCTGGAGAAGCTGATTGACAAGATGATGGTGGAGGACTTCAGCATGTACGCCCGGAGCGACCTGAGCCGCTGCCTGAGGGACGAGCCGCAGGTCCTGGAGAAG GTCAAACCAAACGCCGTCTCCCAAAAG gAGCGCCTGGAGTCGCTGGTGTTCGGCCTGCTGAGGCAGAGGAAGCTGGACTTTCTGGATATTTACAGCGATGAGATGATCTTGGCGGCGAAGGCCATCGTCGCTCAG tgtgtggcAGAAAGTGTTTTGCACATAGAAGAAATTGACACTGAAGTCGTCACTAA GCTAGCTGACCAGATGCGTCTGATGACGTTCCCTCAGTGGTTTGAGGTGCTGAAAAACGTCTTTGAgagtttcctcctcttcctgcagaGGATCAAG GCCACTCTGAGCGTGATCGGAAACGTGGTTCTGGAAGTTCTGGACTCAAATCAGAAGAACCGGCTCCTGGAGGAGGCGGGTTCAGGTGCTTCAGGTCAGGAATCTTCCCAGGGCTCGTCGCTCCTGCAGGGCGAGGCCGAGCTGGCCTACCTGACCCACGAGGGTCTGTTCATCAGCGACGCTCTGAACGaggcgcagcagcagcagcaggccgcGGCCCAGGACCAGAGCTCCGCCGCGGGCTCCAGGGTCCAGCAGGGCCGGGCGGAGGCGGCCGGCTGTGACTCGGCCTCAGAGAGCTTCGTCGGCAGGGACCAGAACTTCAT ctcCGGCGAGAACATGATGCCCACTGAGCTGGAGATGAACCGTGTGATCAACAACAGCCAGGAGCTGCTGTACACGGCGTCCGACGTCAGCCACGACCGCTGCGTCAAGGTCCTCACCGCCAGAGCAAAG GACGGATCTCTGGAGCGTCTGAACTCGGCCGAGTTCGTGTGTCTGTCTCAGGCGGTGGAGGGCTTCGTCAGGGACACGGAGGAGCTGTGCGGCAGGCGCAGCGTCTCCCTGAGGGGGGCGCTGCAGAGCCAGGCCAACCGCTTCGTCCACCGCTTCCACGAAGAGCGCAAGACCAAACTCAG cctcctcctgGACAACGAGCGCTGGAAACAGGCGGAGGTTCCCGCCGAGTTTCAGGACCTGGTCAACTCCATCGCTGACGGCAGGATAACACTACCAGAGCGCAAAACCCCAG GTCCAGAAGACAGGAAGCCGACAGAGTTTCTGCTCGTCAACGGGCAAAAATACGCCGTCGTCGG gACGGTTCTGCTGCTGATCCGGATGTTTCTGGAGTACTGTCACTGCGTCAACGACATCCCGTCGATCGCCACCGACATGTTGACACGTCTGTCGGATCTCCTCaag cacttCAACTCTCGGAGCTGCCAGCTGGTTCTGGGAGCCGGAGCGCTGCAGGTCGTCGGCCTCAAGACCATCACCACTAAAAACCTCG cattaGCTTCCCGCTGCCTGCAGCTGGTGGTTCACTACATTCCCATCATCAGAGCTCACTTTGAGACCAAGCTGCAGCCCAAACAGTTCAGCGTGCTCAGACACTTCGACCACATCACCAAG gacTACAACGACCACATAGCAGAGATCTCTGCTAAACTGGTGGCCATCATGGACAGTCTGTTTGAGAAGGTTTTATCAAAG TATGAAGTGAAGGCTCCGATGCCGTCGGCCTGTTTCAGGAACGTCTGTAAACAGATGGCGAAGATGCACGAAGCCATTTACGAGCTTTTACCTGAAGAACAGACTCAG aTGTTGTTCCTGAGGATCAACGCCAGTTTTAAAATGCACCTGAAGAGGCAGCTGGCCCGACTCGGGGTCGTTAACGATGGAGGACCGCAGCAcgg gctggtggtggtggacgTCGCCTTCTACACGGAGAACGTTCAGGCGCTGAGGAGCCTCGAGCGGCTCGACCTCAACATGGCTGAGATCTGGGAGCAGAAGAGGTGA
- the LOC130166970 gene encoding E3 ubiquitin-protein ligase pellino homolog 1-like, with protein sequence MFSLGQENISTSPASTKGPVKYGELIVLGCNGSLPNGDKGRRKSRFALCRRNKANGVKPSTVHTSCTPQAAKAVSNKEQHSISYTLSRAQTVVVEYNHDSDTDMFQIGRSTENPIDFVVTDMVPGGQGPADSQTFQSTISRFACRIICQRNQPYSARIYAAGFDSSKNIFLGEKAAKWRMQDGQMDGLTTNGVLVMHPRHGFSQDSKPGLWREISVCGNVFTLRETRSSQQRGKMVSSESNELVDGSLIDLCGATLLWRTAEGLAHTPTVKHLEALRQELNAGRPQCPVGFNTLAFPSLRRKDVLDEKQPWAYMRCGHVHGYHSWGGRRDPEVEAECQERECPMCRARGPYVPLWLGCEAAFYVDAEPPTHAFAPCGHVCSEKTTAYWSQILLPHGTHAFHAACPFCIQPLNGDAGCVRLIFQSPLD encoded by the exons ATGTTTTCGCTTGGACAGGAAAACATCTCCACCTCCCCCGCCTCCACCAAAGGACCGGTCAAATATGGAGAGCTCATTGTGCTGGG gtgtaaCGGCTCTCTGCCCAACGGCGAcaaggggaggaggaagagccgCTTCGCTCTGTGCCGCAGAAACAAAGCCAACGGTGTGAAGCCCAGCACCGTCCACACGTCCTGCACGCCGCAGGCCGCCAAG gcCGTCAGCAACAAGGAGCAGCACAGTATTTCATACACTCTGTCCCGGGCGCAGACGGTGGTGGTGGAGTACAACCACGACAGCGACACAGACATGTTCCAG atcgGGCGCTCTACAGAGAATCCCATTGACTTTGTGGTGACGGACATGGTTCCTGGGGGTCAGGGTCCCGCCGACAGTCAGACGTTCCAGAGCACAATCTCACGCTTCGCCTGCCGCATCATCTGCCAGAGAAACCAACCGTACTCCGCTCGGATCTACGCTGCGGGCTTCGACTCCTCCAAGAACATCTTCCTCGGG gAGAAGGCAGCCAAGTGGAGGATGCAGGACGGCCAGATGGACGGACTGACCACCAACGGCGTCCTGGTGATGCACCCGCGCCACGGCTTCAGCCAGGACTCCAAACCCGGCCTGTGGAGGGAAATCTCCGTCTGCGGCAACGTCTTCACACTGCGGGAGACCAGATCGTCCCAGCAGAGAGGCAAGATG GTGTCCTCCGAGTCTAACGAGCTGGTGGACGGCTCGCTCATCGACCTGTGCGGGGCCACCCTGCTGTGGCGGACCGCCGAGGGCCTGGCGCACACTCCCACCGTCAAACACCTGGAGGCGCTGCGGCAGGAGCTGAACGCCGGGCGGCCGCAGTGTCCCGTGGGCTTCAACACGCTGGCCTTCCCCAGCCTGCGCCGCAAAGACGTCCTTGACGAGAAGCAGCCCTGGGCGTACATGCGCTGCGGCCACGTGCACGGCTACCACAGCTGGGGGGGGCGCCGCGACCCCGAGGTAGAGGCGGAGTGTCAGGAGAGAGAGTGCCCCATGTGCCGGGCCCGGGGCCCCTACGTGCCGCTGTGGCTGGGCTGCGAGGCGGCCTTCTATGTGGACGCGGAGCCCCCCACCCACGCCTTCGCGCCCTGCGGTCACGTCTGCTCGGAGAAGACGACGGCGTACTGGAGTCAGATCCTGCTGCCGCACGGCACGCACGCCTTCCACGCCGCCTGCCCGTTCTGCATCCAGCCGCTGAACGGAGACGCCGGCTGCGTCAGACTCATCTTCCAAAGCCCGCTGGACTAG
- the vps54 gene encoding vacuolar protein sorting-associated protein 54 isoform X2, with product MASSHGSSPVPRPGVGGRDGIYHKERDPSSPRCRRPVRSLPDVCPKEPTGEGRGLCDGPSVVAEHDRWTVYSSKVNLPAALNDPRLAKRESDFFTKTWGLDFAETEVMPSFYLPNITREHFGPYLQETAQREKIHERCKTICPNKDDVDAVSSITTNHDKSRAELEQVPKIFLKPDFALEDPATFNAVLPWSHFNSAGGKSSRDVASSKLLQEKLSHYLDVVEVSIARQISLRSEAFFHAMSSQHELQDQLQETQRAVAVLRGRTADMDRIMCQGPLRALRTALARNNCVKLHNKLKLMAAVHQTQPTVQLLLSTSEFVGALELIATTKEVLQQELQGIHSFRHLGSQLCELEKLIDKMMVEDFSMYARSDLSRCLRDEPQVLEKERLESLVFGLLRQRKLDFLDIYSDEMILAAKAIVAQCVAESVLHIEEIDTEVVTKLADQMRLMTFPQWFEVLKNVFESFLLFLQRIKATLSVIGNVVLEVLDSNQKNRLLEEAGSGASGQESSQGSSLLQGEAELAYLTHEGLFISDALNEAQQQQQAAAQDQSSAAGSRVQQGRAEAAGCDSASESFVGRDQNFISGENMMPTELEMNRVINNSQELLYTASDVSHDRCVKVLTARAKDGSLERLNSAEFVCLSQAVEGFVRDTEELCGRRSVSLRGALQSQANRFVHRFHEERKTKLSLLLDNERWKQAEVPAEFQDLVNSIADGRITLPERKTPGPEDRKPTEFLLVNGQKYAVVGTVLLLIRMFLEYCHCVNDIPSIATDMLTRLSDLLKHFNSRSCQLVLGAGALQVVGLKTITTKNLALASRCLQLVVHYIPIIRAHFETKLQPKQFSVLRHFDHITKDYNDHIAEISAKLVAIMDSLFEKVLSKYEVKAPMPSACFRNVCKQMAKMHEAIYELLPEEQTQMLFLRINASFKMHLKRQLARLGVVNDGGPQHGLVVVDVAFYTENVQALRSLERLDLNMAEIWEQKR from the exons ATGGCCTCCAGCCACGGCTCCTCCCCAGTGCCTCGTCCCGGTGTCGGAGGCCGAGATGGGATCTATCACAAGGAGCGGGATCCCTCCTCCCCTCGCTGCCGCCGGCCCGTCCGCTCCCTGCCTGACGTCTGCCCCAAGGAGCCCACGG GTGAGGGGCGGGGCCTGTGCGACGGCCCGTCAGTGGTGGCGGAGCACGACAGGTGGACGGTGTACAGCTCCAAGGTCAACCTGCCCGCCGCGCTGAACGACCCCCGGCTCGCCAAGCGGGAGTCCGACTTCTTCACCAAGACGTGGGGGCTGGACTTCGCGGAGACAGAGGTGATGCCCTCCTTCTACCTCCCCAACATCACCAGGGAACACTTCGGGCCCTACCTGCAGGAGACGGCTCAG agggAAAAAATCCACGAGCGCTGCAAGACGATCTGTCCGAACAAAGACGACGTGGACGCCGTCTCCAGTATCACCACCAACCACG aCAAATCCAGAGCGGAGCTGGAACAAGTCCCAAAG ATCTTCTTGAAGCCTGACTTTGCTCTGGAGGACCCGGCCACCTTCAACGCCGTCCTGCCCTGGTCGCACTTCAACAGCGCCGGAgggaagagcagcagagacgtGGCCTCCTccaagctgctgcaggagaag CTGAGTCACTACCTGGACGTGGTGGAGGTGAGCATCGCCCGGCAGATCTCGCTGCGCTCCGAGGCGTTCTTTCACGCCATGTCGTCGCAGCACGAGCTGCAGGACCAGCTGCAGGAGACGCAGCGGGCCGTCGCCGTCCTGCGGGGTCGCACCGCCGACATGGATCGCATCATGTGCCAGGGGCCCCTGCGGGCCCTCCGCACCGCTCTGGCCCGCAACAACTGCGTGAAGCTGCACAACAAGCTGAAGCTGATGGCGGCCGTGCACCAGACGCAGCCCACcgtgcagctgctgctctccaccTCCGAGTTCGTGGGAGCGCTGGAGCTCATCGCCACCACCAAGGAGGTGCtgcagcaggagctgcaggggATCCACAGCTTCAG acatcTGGGCTCCCAGCTGTGCGAGCTGGAGAAGCTGATTGACAAGATGATGGTGGAGGACTTCAGCATGTACGCCCGGAGCGACCTGAGCCGCTGCCTGAGGGACGAGCCGCAGGTCCTGGAGAAG gAGCGCCTGGAGTCGCTGGTGTTCGGCCTGCTGAGGCAGAGGAAGCTGGACTTTCTGGATATTTACAGCGATGAGATGATCTTGGCGGCGAAGGCCATCGTCGCTCAG tgtgtggcAGAAAGTGTTTTGCACATAGAAGAAATTGACACTGAAGTCGTCACTAA GCTAGCTGACCAGATGCGTCTGATGACGTTCCCTCAGTGGTTTGAGGTGCTGAAAAACGTCTTTGAgagtttcctcctcttcctgcagaGGATCAAG GCCACTCTGAGCGTGATCGGAAACGTGGTTCTGGAAGTTCTGGACTCAAATCAGAAGAACCGGCTCCTGGAGGAGGCGGGTTCAGGTGCTTCAGGTCAGGAATCTTCCCAGGGCTCGTCGCTCCTGCAGGGCGAGGCCGAGCTGGCCTACCTGACCCACGAGGGTCTGTTCATCAGCGACGCTCTGAACGaggcgcagcagcagcagcaggccgcGGCCCAGGACCAGAGCTCCGCCGCGGGCTCCAGGGTCCAGCAGGGCCGGGCGGAGGCGGCCGGCTGTGACTCGGCCTCAGAGAGCTTCGTCGGCAGGGACCAGAACTTCAT ctcCGGCGAGAACATGATGCCCACTGAGCTGGAGATGAACCGTGTGATCAACAACAGCCAGGAGCTGCTGTACACGGCGTCCGACGTCAGCCACGACCGCTGCGTCAAGGTCCTCACCGCCAGAGCAAAG GACGGATCTCTGGAGCGTCTGAACTCGGCCGAGTTCGTGTGTCTGTCTCAGGCGGTGGAGGGCTTCGTCAGGGACACGGAGGAGCTGTGCGGCAGGCGCAGCGTCTCCCTGAGGGGGGCGCTGCAGAGCCAGGCCAACCGCTTCGTCCACCGCTTCCACGAAGAGCGCAAGACCAAACTCAG cctcctcctgGACAACGAGCGCTGGAAACAGGCGGAGGTTCCCGCCGAGTTTCAGGACCTGGTCAACTCCATCGCTGACGGCAGGATAACACTACCAGAGCGCAAAACCCCAG GTCCAGAAGACAGGAAGCCGACAGAGTTTCTGCTCGTCAACGGGCAAAAATACGCCGTCGTCGG gACGGTTCTGCTGCTGATCCGGATGTTTCTGGAGTACTGTCACTGCGTCAACGACATCCCGTCGATCGCCACCGACATGTTGACACGTCTGTCGGATCTCCTCaag cacttCAACTCTCGGAGCTGCCAGCTGGTTCTGGGAGCCGGAGCGCTGCAGGTCGTCGGCCTCAAGACCATCACCACTAAAAACCTCG cattaGCTTCCCGCTGCCTGCAGCTGGTGGTTCACTACATTCCCATCATCAGAGCTCACTTTGAGACCAAGCTGCAGCCCAAACAGTTCAGCGTGCTCAGACACTTCGACCACATCACCAAG gacTACAACGACCACATAGCAGAGATCTCTGCTAAACTGGTGGCCATCATGGACAGTCTGTTTGAGAAGGTTTTATCAAAG TATGAAGTGAAGGCTCCGATGCCGTCGGCCTGTTTCAGGAACGTCTGTAAACAGATGGCGAAGATGCACGAAGCCATTTACGAGCTTTTACCTGAAGAACAGACTCAG aTGTTGTTCCTGAGGATCAACGCCAGTTTTAAAATGCACCTGAAGAGGCAGCTGGCCCGACTCGGGGTCGTTAACGATGGAGGACCGCAGCAcgg gctggtggtggtggacgTCGCCTTCTACACGGAGAACGTTCAGGCGCTGAGGAGCCTCGAGCGGCTCGACCTCAACATGGCTGAGATCTGGGAGCAGAAGAGGTGA
- the LOC130166922 gene encoding equilibrative nucleoside transporter 2-like: MWNKEKQSPPADRGHAVAIIIFLLGLGTLLPWNFFITASQYFNGRLMVANATSNATSGGATKDYNYDSWMALLSQLPLLLFTLLNSFLYQWVKERIRVAFSLIFIFLLFSLTAALVEVNMQPDTFFSVTMATVWFINMFGAVLQSGLFGVVGLFPPRYSTLFMSGQGLAGIFAAIAMLCSILSNADRNSAALGYFITPCVATLGTLLCYLLLPHLEFARFYLNRSRSDKVDTSKELLSSTEKKDLEAKGKFVGESEESQERSSVLAVFKKIWMMALCVTCVFAVTLSVFPVITVRVQTVYKDNEAWKQVFTCVCCFIVFNTMDLVGRSAPSLVQWPSKESRLFPVAVLSRLVFIPLLMLCNVENPRLTVLFTHDCAFVTIMALFSFSNGYLASLCMAYAPQLVRYKDCETAGSLMTFFLVLGLAVGASFSFLLGKLVTA, encoded by the exons ATGTGGAACAAGGAGAAGCAGAGTCCGCCTGCCGACCG GGGACATGCCGtcgccatcatcatcttcttacTTGGTTTGGGAACTCTGCTGCCGTGGAACTTCTTCATCACGGCCTCCCAG TATTTTAACGGACGCCTCATGGTTGCAAACGCCACCTCTAACGCCACGTCAGGCGGCGCCACTAAAGATTACAACTATGACAGCTGGATGGCTTTGCTTTCCCAGCTGCCCCTGCTGCTCTTCACGCTGCTCAACTCTTTCCTGTATCAGTG GGTGAAGGAACGCATCCGTGTGGCCTTCAGCCtgatcttcatcttcctcctcttctccctcactGCCGCTCTGGTCGAGGTCAACATGCAGCCAGACACCTTCTTCTCCGTCACCATGGCAACCGTCTGGTTCATCAACA TGTTTGGCGCCGTGCTGCAGAGCGGTCTGTTCGGCGTGGTCGGCCTGTTCCCTCCTCGTTACAGCACTCTGTTCATGAGCGGTCAGGGTCTGGCCGGGATCTTCGCCGCCATCGCCATGCTCTGCTCCATCCTCA GTAACGCAGACAGAAACTCGGCAGCGCTGGGATACTTCATCACTCCCTGTGTGGCCACTCTGGGGACTCTGCTCTGctacctgctgctgccacaCCTG GAGTTCGCTCGTTTCTACCTGAACAGGAGTCGGTCTGATAAAGTGGACACGTCGAAGGAACTCCTCAGCAGCACAG agaaaaaagatcTGGAAGCCAAAGGGAAGTTCGTCGGTGAGTCAGAGGAGAGTCAGGAGCGCTCGTCTGTCCTCGCCGTCTTCAAAAAG ATCTGGATGATGGCTCtgtgtgtgacgtgtgtgtttgCCGTCACCCTGTCGGTGTTTCCCGTCATCACAGTCCGAGTGCAGACCGTCTACAAGGACAACGAAGCCTGGA aACAAGTGTTCACCTGTGTTTGCTGCTTCATCGTTTTCAACACCATGGACCTGGTCGGTCGCAGCGCCCCGTCTCTCGTCCAGTGG CCGTCGAAGGAGAGCCGCCTGTTTCCCGTGGCCGTGCTGTCGCGTCTGGTCTTCATCCCTCTGCTCATGCTGTGTAACGTGGAGAACCCCAGACTCACCGTCCTCTTCACTCACGACTGCGCCTTCGTCACCATCATggctctcttctccttctccaacGGATACCTGGCGAGCCTCTGCATGGCCTACGCTCCACA GTTGGTGCGGTACAAGGACTGTGAGACGGCCGGTTCTCTGATGACCTTCTTCCTGGTCCTGGGTCTCGCTGTGGGAGCGTCTTTCTCCTTCCTACTGGGAAAACTGGTGACGGCTTGA